A region of Fibrobacter sp. DNA encodes the following proteins:
- a CDS encoding PIN domain-containing protein, with protein sequence MDYVVKREPYFAFARSIVDARRQNVFDGCVAAHSFTNMFYILRKVYDDATRRAVLLNLTELFDVGDVNKNVIVKALENQNFPDFEDCVQSEVAEKYRADYIVTRNPKDFENSRISCISPEEFCALLK encoded by the coding sequence ATGGATTACGTTGTAAAACGTGAACCATATTTTGCATTTGCAAGGTCTATTGTTGATGCGAGAAGGCAGAATGTCTTCGATGGCTGTGTCGCAGCCCATTCTTTCACAAACATGTTCTACATTCTCCGCAAGGTTTACGATGACGCCACAAGAAGGGCTGTTCTCTTAAATCTTACAGAGCTTTTCGATGTCGGAGATGTAAATAAGAATGTTATCGTGAAAGCTTTGGAGAATCAAAATTTTCCAGACTTTGAAGATTGTGTTCAAAGCGAGGTTGCTGAAAAATATCGAGCAGACTACATTGTTACTAGAAACCCGAAGGATTTTGAAAATTCCAGGATTTCTTGCATTTCTCCTGAAGAATTTTGCGCTTTGCTAAAGTGA